CATGAAAATACATGGAAGTGACTTTAGAGTATAAATTTCTTCAATCCATTAAAATTTACCACAAGTAAACCCTAAAAGAAGACATGCCCATGACCAGCCCTTGCATAAAGCATCTGGTCCCACCCATATACAGAGCATTAGAGAAAATCATAAAGCTATGCCAAAGAAAATTGAGTATATTTAAAGACTGAAAagactaaatatataatttctctGGAGAATTGGTCCTATTACAACAAGCCAGAGCATATGCTaggtttaagtttatttttgacAGAATCTAAATTCAAGATAATACAACCATATGGAGCAATGCCCAGGTATGAGAAATACTGGCCAATATTTTGACTAATAAAGTAAGTATAAATGCTCACAATTTCAGTAGCATCTACTCTAGTCCCAATTATCTTTAACCGCACTTCACTGTCCTTTTGAATTTTGACCTACAAGAAGTACAAGGCATCATTTTAACTTTACAATTGTGAGACTAGAAGATTAACGGTATCATTCCTATGAGAAGTTAAAACCGAAGCTTACTGATCCATCAGAGGTTGTATAATTCGGCATATCTCCAGACTGGAACTCCATATCATCAGGTATCAACTAAACGTAAAATGGCATCCATAGAAGATGAATATAAAATCAATGAAGTTTAAGCCTTTATTAAATACATCAAAACGGTAAAACAAAAAGTAGAAGCtcaaagaaattaacaaaatataaagtaAAGTCAAATATCCAATTTCAATGTTTCCTCAAAGCTGAAACCACGCACGACCAAAGAAAACTTACAtgatttgaaacaaaaatttgaacagGTCCAGCTTCGGCGAAAAATCCCATCTATTAAATTTCCAAATATAATGAGAAAATACAAAATCTCCGAAAACTATTGCATATAATATAACAGATCACTAAACAAGCAACGAAATAGTATCATTACAGATATGAACCGACCTTGTTGACCATAGTCACAACAGCTTCTAATATTTCCCCTTTGAAGGGTCTGAACACAACACACTGATACTTCACTGGAAACGTCACAAATCCAGTCCCATCTCGAATGAGCCCTTTCCCAATGCTGTCTACACCCGTTA
Above is a genomic segment from Mangifera indica cultivar Alphonso chromosome 3, CATAS_Mindica_2.1, whole genome shotgun sequence containing:
- the LOC123210281 gene encoding DNA-directed RNA polymerase II subunit RPB7-like, with translation MFFHIVLERNMQLHPRHFGRNVREHLVSKLMKDVEGTCSGRHGFVVAITGVDSIGKGLIRDGTGFVTFPVKYQCVVFRPFKGEILEAVVTMVNKMGFFAEAGPVQIFVSNHLIPDDMEFQSGDMPNYTTSDGSVKIQKDSEVRLKIIGTRVDATEIFCIGTIKDDFLGVINDPTTL